A segment of the Lactobacillus sp. ESL0700 genome:
TCTAGAGTAAAATCACCAGTATCTAATGAGAATGAATTATTACCTAATAAGCGCGACGTAGAAATATCCACATCACCAGTATCAGTATCACCAATGACATTTTTTAGTTGACTAGCATCAATCTCAATGTCACCTGTATCACTCGACAGCTTGCATTCATTTGCAGTGATGCGGTTAAAGTCAATATCACCGGTATCAGAATCAACTACGATCTTTTGCAACTGTAAATTATTTAACTCCAAATCACTTGTACTTGTTTGCGCAGCAATTTTAGTAAGTGAATTCTTGTCTGGAACTGTTATTTCGACCCGATATTTAGCAGTTAGGTGCTTGCCATTAATTGATATGCTACCAATATTGAAAAAGTGATTGTGCAGCTGCCCATGCTGAGTAACCACTAATTCACTATTCTTGACATTAGTGGTAATTCTACTCTTCTGATTATCGCTAATCTTTACTTGATATTTCTTACCTTGTCGAATACTGACATCAGCTACATCAACATCCACTTTGACTTTAGTAAATTTTTGCGGATAAACTATTCTGGTTTTAGTTGGTTGACTATTCGCCTTACTTGAAGTACTCCCGCGATGTCCCAAATAAATAACGGCACCCAGCAGAACCACGATTAGACAAATTACTAAAGTAACGATTGCTTTTTTATTTTTCTTCATCTTTCTCAATTTTCCCTTTCTGTGCATACTAGTATGCTAATACACTAAATAATTTTAATTTATTAATATTATTTAGTCAACCTAATTTTGCCTACAAAAAAAGACGCCACACCTAAATGTAACGTCTATTAGACTACCAAATATGCAACAAACGATCTGAGTGTAATTTACTCAAATTAAATTGGTGCACATGTTGCGGTCTGCTCTGTGGTACTTTGTGCATAAAATCAGCTAGATTAACCAATCCCGTTGAATACGTCCACACACCTTTGACCTTTTTAATCGGATCCAGCAACTCATTTCTGATCGGATACGCTGAAATTAGAAAGTGTTTGTGATGAAACTTGAACACAAAATATGGTAAGCGAAATTCCTTAATAACTTCTTCTTCCGTTTTACCGATTGTAATCACGTTGCGGTAAGTACCGTACTTTTCTGTAAACCGATCATTAAAGGAAAAGTAAAAATTAGAAATATGCACATGCGGAAAATCTGCCTCCGCAACTTTATCTGGGACAGCAATTACATGTGCAAAATGATCTAAATCGCTCTCCTTTTGTGACAACACATTGCCCATCTGATTAGGATTAACCACGTGCGCCCATTCAGGCACCTGCCAATTATCCTTGTAGGTCAAGTACATTTCTCGAACCACATCTGGCTTGACCCAATCATATTGCCGGCGCACTTGATTACGATTAAGCAAGTTACGCAAGCTCTTGTGGTACATTAAATCAACGACGAATAATTCATAACGATAACGCTCAACCCAAGGCTTATAGTGTTCAATACTATCAGAAACAACATGGGTACTATCAACAATTACCGTTTCGCCGCGCTTCATCTTTTCTTCTACGAGGTAGTCAACTAACCGCTCTGTTTGCTTATTCGCATAGCGCGGAATTACTTGATGTAAGCAATCGGTATCTTCTTCATAAAAATAGGTTAAGTTCGCCAATAATAATCTAATTTGATCACGACTAATCGCGTATGGTTGTAAGTGATGGCGAGCAATGAATGAAGATTTACCGGAGCCGGGTGCGCCTCGTAATAAAAATATTTTACGCATGCCTTTTACTCCAAACTAAGAATGTAAAACTTATATAGTATCGTAATAAATTTTAACATACATCTGCCAAATTCCTTAATCAGAACTAAAAGCAATCTTAAAATTTAGCGTAAAATTTGTTTATCAACAATTTGTAAACGATCATCCAAGGTATAGCTAATTGGCTCTGCATTAGGAACTTCTACCTGCACAATGTCGTGGTCATTAATTTCTTCCATTTTTTTAATTAAGGCGCGCAGACTTGATCCGTGAGCAACAATTAATTGGTCCTCACCGTTTTTCAATCTACTTGCAACTTCATTATTATAGTATGGCAATAAGCGCTGTTGCGTCTGATATAAGCTCTCAGCAAGCGGCAGGCGGTGCAAGTCACAGGTATTGTAACGGCGATCTGTAATCTTTTTCCCCTCTGGCGGAATTGAATAAAAGCCGCGGCGCCACTCTAGAATTTGCTGCTTACCATAAATTTGGCGGGACAAATCCTTATTGATGCCACGGAGTTTGCCGTAATGCCGCTCATTCAGTCGCCAAGTTTTGGTAATTGGTAAATACAGAAAATGACAAACATCAGCCACAACATTTGCAGTCACAATTGCCCGCGATAAAACCGAAGTATGAATATGTGTTGGTGCAAAGTCAGGAATTTGCTTAATTAGTTCACCAGCATGCCTTGCTTGTGCCCTGCCCTTAGCAGTCAGTGGCACATCGTTCCACCCAGTGTAGACATTGGCCGAATTGGCCGTGCTTTCACCATGTCTAACTAAAACTAACTTGACCATCTACTTGACCCAGTGCAAAATCATCATTGCAATGCCACCGATGACAAAAATAATTCCTAAAATCATAAAGGCTGTTGTGCCGCCTCCGCGCTGATTATGCCGGCGACGATTATATGAATACGCCATGTCGTAAAGTCCGACAATCAAAACAATAATGGCTGTAAAAAGACTAACTTTCATTTCTATTTCCCCTAATTTTCGTGATCATGGCCCGGCACAATCATCTCATCATTCTTGCCACGTTCACACTCAGCTTGAAAATTAATATGATTAATCCCCAATTGCTGCAACTTTTTACTAATTTGCTGCGTTAACTTTTCAAATTCACCAGCAGTTAATTTAGCATCCACGTTAACGTGGGCATCAAGCATAATATAATTGTCGCTGTAGCGCCATAAATGCACATGATGAATATTTTTTATCTCTGGAAAAGATAACACAATTTGATTCATTTGTTCAAGGTCAATATCAGGATTTGATTCCATTAAAATATTCGCTGCTTTTTTAGTAATCTGATATGCCTCATGCAGAACAAACACTGATACTAACATCGTCATGACAGGATCAAGCCAAGTAATCTGCCAGAAGTAAATAAATATCGCGCCAATGACGACAGCAACGCTAGACAAGGCATCACTCATCATATGCACAAAGGTTGAACGGACGTTTAAACTCCCTTTTGCATCTTGGTGCATCGCCAACATCGAAACAAAATTAGCTATCAGACCAATAATCGAAACTACCAGCATAATACCGCCCTTAATTTGGCTAGGCTGCCAAAAACGCTCAATTGCCTCAACAAATAAAGTAATACTGATTAAAATTAAAATAATTCCGTTAGTGAAGGCGGCCAAGGTTTCGGCACGCTCATAGCCGAACGTTTTATTCTGATTGCGACTACGATTACTAATTAAATGTGCGACAAACGAAATGATAATCGCACCCACATCACTTAAATTATGGACAGCATCTGACAATAAGGCTAAGGACCCAGACACAAACCCACCAATAAACTCTGCAATGGTAATGATAATGTTAAGTAGCGTTACATAAGCATAACGCTTAGTTGTGTGATCTTTCATTTTATGCATTCCTTTCCTTGCATTTAGTGTAACAAAAAAGTCTTACTGCTCCCAGTAAGACTATATATTTTCTGCATTAATATTGTAATCGACAATTTCAAATTTGCCATTGTCATGGAGAATGCCGCGACTGACACTACCGTTATCAGGAAAGATAATGTCGTGTAACCCATCACTTTGGTTCCAGTACTTAATTCCCAAGGTTTTGATAAAGTCACCATGTGACACTAGCAAAACGCGCTTCTCATTCTTGGTTAAATCGCTTAGCACGTTAACCGCACGCACCATTCTGGCATCAAGTTCTTCCTTATTTTCGGCCAAATGTCGTGGATCAGCTTCTTTGGTGGCCTCCCGAAACTCATAAATACCGACTTGATTAATGATTTTGGTCACGTTATCCTCATGACCCATACCAGCGGCCATTGCAACTTGCTCCCAAGTATGATGAACATCATCACCCTCAAACGAACCAAAAAAGACTTCCCGAAATTCTGGCAGCTTTTTGATTTTGTTAATTTCCGATACCTGATTGGCATCTTTCATTAAGTGCACGGTATCAATTGCTCGCTTCAAATCTGAAGAATACATATTGTCAAAATGAACCTGACTTAAAGCCTGTGCGGTTCGCTTTAAATCATTAATTCCTTTAACCGTCAATGGTGAGTCACACCAGCCCTGAACCTTATCAAGCTGGTTAAACATCGTTTCACCATGCCGAACCAAATAAACTTCTGTACTCAATTCGCATTCTCCTTTCATAATAGATTGTATTAAACTATAACATATATGCTTTGTAAAAGAAATACCCTGCCTGAATAAACGCTAGAGCCGCAATGAATAACCGGACAACATTTGCCGGAACCTTACGCAAAATTCCCATTCCTAAATAACCACCGATAAACATCCCGATGGCAAGTGGAATAGCCTGATTCCAGTAAATGTGTGACGTAAAGATAAATACAATTAACGCTACCAGGTTAGCCAAGCCGCAAATAACGTTTTTGATGGCATTTACGACAATAAACTTTTCATCAGTAATATAGGTTAACAGTACCAGCACAATCACGCCACCGGCAGCACCAAAGTAGCCGGTATAAACACCCATTACGAGTAACGCTGCGATATAGAAAATTTCTTGCCAGAGCGGTCTTTTGTGTGGTTCTAAACTGTGATGCTTGCCGGATGCCAGCACCATAATTCCCGAGCCGGCAATGAAGAACGGCACGAGTTTTTCAAAGACACTTGATGGAAACGATAATAGTAAAAAGCAGCCTAAAAGCGACCCGACAACTGTAAATAAGCCATAAAAGCCGACTTGTTTCCAGTGTCCCTTGAGTTCCTTAGTTGATGAAATCGTCGAGCCAACGCTGGTCCAAATGAGAGCGGCGTCGTTAGTGACATTGGCATAAACTGGCGGAATCCCGACGGCTAATAAGACTGGGTAGGACGCAAGCGATGCCATTGATGCGACTGATGACAGTAGACCTCCTGCAATTCCTCCCAGTAAAATAAAGATTAATGTAAAAATTGACGGCATTTTTTAACTCCTTTTTAGCAATAATATCTATTATAATGCAAGTAGAAAACAAATAAAGAAGGTAAACTAACAGTGACAAAGTTTGAAACATTGATAATTATTCCCGAAGGCAATCTGTTAAATCAAAAAGTAGCCGAAAGAAACGCGCTTCGGCAAACTTTACGTGAGCTAGGCCGCGATTTTGGCCCTGCTGAACGAATTAGATACACCAGCCTGCAGGAGAAAGTAAAGTTTCTCGGTCTAAACGAGCGCATTCAATTAATTTTGCAAACATTTTGCAACGATAATTTACAAACTTCTCAGCAAATTTTTTGGCAAAAAATGACCGAGCAGAAACAACTGGTTCAAGATGCGATTGCCTTTTTAGATGAAATGTCAGCTAAAGTTAATTTGGTAATGCTGGCAAAAGAGCCGCAAAAAATATTAGCACCCCGACTAGCAGAAAGTGAACTGCTCAATTATTTTTCTGCCGTTTACTTTCCAGAAAATTCCGCTGTCAAACTGCCTAATAAAAATGTGTTTGTACCTATTTTTCAGGAGCACAACGACTTTAACCCGGCAACCAGTCTAGTTATCGGTACCAACCTCACCGAGGAAATTCAAGGTGCTGAAAATGCCAACCTGCAATCACTATGGCTGGCACCTAAAAAAAGCAAAATTCCGATTACCCCGCATCCCACACTGCACCTGAACAAGTTAAGCGATTTATTATTTTACCTTCAGCTCAGCTAGTTTATAATAAAAGTAACAGATTGTGAGGTATAAAAGATGACTAAAGTTGCGGTAGTCTTCGCTGATGGTTGCGAAGAAGTTGAAGGCTTGAGCGTGATTGACGTTCTACGTCGCTTAGGTGTGCAAGCCGACATGGTAGGATTAACTAGCAAGGATGTACTTGGCGATCACAATATTAAGTTAACTTGTGACAAAATCGTCGATGAAAGTTTGCTTGATTATGATTTAGTAGCTTTTCCGGGTGGTAAAACTGGCGCCGAAAATTTGCGCGACAACCAGCTATTGAAGTCTTTAATGGTGCAGCGCCACGAAAATCAACAGTGGGATGCTGCCATGTGTGCAGCACCAATTGCCTTGGCTCGCTATGGCGTGTTAAATGACGTGAACTATACCTGTTATCCTGGATTTGATACTCAAACTAAGCATGATGCACCAAGTGGTAACTTTAAAGAAGACATTACAGTTACGGATTCTGATCAACGAGTAATTACTAGCCGAGGACCAGCAACAGCTTGGGCTTTTGCTTATGCAATTGCTGAAGCACTTGGAATTGATACTACAGCATTAAAGCAAGGCATGCTTTACGAGTATCTTGGCGACCACATTCAAGATAGTTTATAATAATACAAAACCACTACTAAATTTAGCAGTGGTTTTTGTGTATTCTGGGTTAACGCCAATTTAATTTGATTGTTACGCACCGATAAGATTATTGCTTTTTAACATTAATTGCCTCAACAAAGTTAAACTTACCATCTTCATAAGTAAACTTGAGAATGCAACAATTATGGAAGTTGGTTACTCGCTGCTTAATTTCATCATAAGGCAGCCACTTTTGCAAAAACATGAAACATGCTCCACCATGACTAACTGCTAGAACGTGGTGCGCATCTGGCTGCTCCATGATCGATGTCAGAGTGCTATTCATTCGCCCCTGTACTTCAATATCTGACTCGCCGCCAAATTGCAGAAAGAAGTCACCGTATGAATGCCGGCTACTGTCATTATGGGGATTAAGCTGCTCGCTTTGCCCTTCAAAGACGCCAAAATTCCATTCCTTCAAGCCCTTTAATCTGGTATATGGCTGATCCGTAATATTCTCCAGCGTGTCACAGGCCCGCTCCTGCGTTGACGAATAAGCGTGGTCAAAGGTGATTTGATGCGACTTAAAGTATTGCCCGACTTCTTGTGCATCTTTAATTCCCTGCTGGGTTAACGGCGAATCTGACCACCCCTGAATTCTGTGTAATTGGTTAAATAATGTCTGACTGTGCCGCATCAAATATAGTTCTTTCATTTTGAATCCTCATTTAATAATACTGTCCCTGCTGGTGGATTTTCATCAATCGCACCAACAATTTTATGCGGAAAATATGGCTGCTCAATGTAAGCAATATCTTCATTAGTTAGTTTAACAGAAAGCGCATTTACTGCATCATCAAAATGGCTAATTTTGGTTGCCCCGATAATTGGTGCTGTTATACCCTTAGACCATAACCATGCTAACGCAATTTGCGACATCTTCACCTGATATTTTTGTGCTAATTCGTTAACTCGCTTAGTAATCTGCACATCATATTTCTTCGTATGGTCATACTTACCACGTGCTACCCGGTCAGTTTTACTGCGCAAAGTATCGGCATCCCAATTAGGACGAGCAAGTCGACCAGCAGCTAAGGGACTATACGGCATCAATGTGACGCCCATTTGGCGACAAAGCGGGATCAATTCATGCTCATCTTCTCGATAAAGCAAGTTATAGTGATTTTCCATTGCTGAAAACTGGGTCCAGCCATGATCCCGCGCAGCTAGTTGCATATTGTAAAACTGATAGGCATACATCGCTGATGCACCAAGCGCCCTAACTTTTCCGGCCTTAACCAAATCGTTTAGAGCAGACATTGTCTCCTCAATCGGCGTATCATAATCAAACCGGTGAATCATGTATAAATCCAAATAATCCGTTCCTAGTCGCTCTAAAGTACCGTCAATTTCACGTTCAATCGCTTTACGTGATAGGCGGCCAGGATTGAAATAAACCTTAGAAGCAATCACTACCTTATCTCTGGTAGTGCAGTTTTTCAGTGCTTTTCCTAAATATTCCTCGCCGGTACCCGCAGAATAACTGTTAGCTGTATCAAAAAAGTTAATTCCTAAATCTAATGCATGGGCGACAACCTTCTCAGTATCACTTGGATTTAACGTCCAATCATGCATTGTCCCAGCTTGACCAAAACTCATGCCACCAACACATAATTTAGAAATCTTAATGGTCGTTTTACCTAAATTAGCATATTCCATAGCTGCTCTCCTTTGATTTTTTGTAATTATTATAATTATTCAGAGCAACTTATGTCTAATACTTATTTAACATAGGATATTATAGCAATTAGGCATAGCTAGCACTTCACCATAAAAATCGGCCGATAGCTTGGTCAACCTTGGGATTTTCGTGAAGTTGACTGTGCTGACCGCCAGCTCCCTTAACTTCAATTTCGCGATAACTGCTTACTTTCCCGCGCAACAAATATCGCAGCGAACGAGCCGAAACAACGCTAACATCCCCATCAGAATTGGTACCATCACCTTTATTGCCAAAAACATTTAAGACTTGCACACCACTAGGATAATTTTGCCGATATTTTAATAAATAACGGTATGATGCATTGAGATATTTAGGACGCCCACTAGATAATAAATAATTATGATTTATCTTGTCGTCCATCCCCACGATGCCATCAAAATGACCGCCAAGATTAACCTGCTTTCTTAACTTAGGCAATTTAGAATTACTGCCATACTTCACTTGGTAAAACATTGTCGTTAAGTTACCCATCGAATGTGCTACTGTGTTGTAGTGCTTGATGCGGTATTTTTTCTGCAATAAGACGATAAGGTGATAAAACCATTCGCGCGTTAAGTAATAATTGCCATTTTTATTGTCAGCAAACACCAGCTGAATTATCGGGTGTGCTATGCCTTTTGGCCAAGTTCCCCGCAGTATAATCGTACCATCACGCTTAACTTTGGCAGTCAGTACCTGATGTGCATTGTTATGCTTTTCAGCATACGCAATCATACTGTCTGTCGATTTGCCGCTGGCACCCCAGCCATGCAGATAAATTGTCGGCGTGCTGTCTGAGTGATCCATAACTTGACCAACCTGATTAGTATTAGCCGGATAACTATTACGACCATTAACCGCATGCCAACAGACGATACCAATACTAAGCAAAATAATTATACTTATTCCAAGCCAAAACCAATTTTTCTTTTTCATTATTTTACTTCCCCAAAGTTTTATACTTATTCTAAAATTATTACCATAACTAACTTATTTCAATCAAAGGAACACAATGGAACTTAGAGTCTTACGCTATTTTTTAGCGGTCGTTAACGAACAAAACATCTCTCGTGCTGCAGCCAAGCTGCATATTTCACAGCCCACAATTTCACGGCAAATTCACGAACTTGAGCAAGAGCTCGGAGTCAGATTATTTGAGCGTGGCACCAGAACCATTAAGCTGACAACTGATGGCGAGTATCTTGCCAATCAAGCTAGGCAAATTTTAACGTTAGCTGATAAGACAAAAACAAATATCGGTAAAAATGCCGAAATTAGCGGCAGTATTTTTATCGGCTGCTCGGAGGCACCAATGCTCAGCACAATTGCAGATGCCATTAACCAATTGAAGCAAGTGGCACCGAATGTCATTGTCAACTTACATAGTTGCGATGCCAGTGAGGTACAACGCAAAATGCAAAACGGTGTGTTTGATTTCGGTTTTGTTCTTGAGCCTTTCAATAAAACCAATTATAACTTCTTAACACTTCCAGGGGTTACAAAATGGGGTCTACTAACCAGAAACGATTCAATTCTAGCTACTAAAGCTAAAATTCAAGTTGCTGATTTAATCGGCAAGCCAGTAATTCTGCCGCAACGTCACACCAGTCAGACACTGTTAACTAACTGGCTAGGTCAAAGTGACCTTAAGTTTCAAACCGTTGCCAAATATAATTTGCTCAACAATGCGGCAATTTTGGCACAACACGGTGTTGGGGATGTGCTTTGCCTTGACGGTATCATCAATTTAGCTCAAACTAACTTAATCTTTATTCCACTTGAGCCAGAACTAAGCATTCATGCCAGTTTAATCTGGTCAAAAACTTCGGTCCTATCTCGCGCTGCCCAAATCTTTTTGGATCAATTAAAAAAGCTGCTAAATCAAGAATAGCAACCAGTAGTTGACGAAAATTAACCGTCAGTTTGTAGAAAGCAACTTTGCAATACGCTATACTTTAGTCAATATTAAAATAACAGGAGGAAGTTATGAGCATTTTAAGTGAGCACCTTAGAGAGCAAAGAATTGCTAATCACTGGTCACAAGAACAATTAGCAACCAAAATGGAAGTTTCCAGACAATCTGTTTCCAAATGGGAGACTGGGGATGCAGTTCCTGATCTAGAAAAATTAAAGCAGTTAAGCCAGTTGTATGCTGTATCAATTGATTATTTAGTTGGTAATGAAAAGCAAACAAATAATCAAACTAAGCCTAAATACCTAAATCTCAGGGAACTGCAGAAAATTTATTTTATGGCAGCAACTGTAATTTATTGTGGTGCCTCTCTATATGATAATGACTTATGGGGCAGCCTTTGGGTTATTTATCTTGTCTGTGGCCTGGCTTTTGAAATTCATAAATTTTGTTTAATTAAATATCTTAACTAAAAAGAACCTATTGATTATCAAATCAATAGGTTCTTTTTAAGCGTGATAGCCACCAAATTTATACTTATTTTGATACGGCACATGGGCCCATTTGGGAACCTCATCCCATGGCACTCTCGTCGCAATTTCATTTGGTACAAAAACGGAATCCGGTGTATTAGCTAAATCATGAGTTGGGGAATAATCATATTCCTCAATAATTTCGGCTGCATTTTGACAGGGATGGTAGCAACCAAAGGTGCATTCCAAGCTGCCCTGACCATGAGTATAATTTCGTACTACCTTAGCATAATTTTGCATTTGCTTAACTGGCGCAGACCCCGTCAAAATCTCAACGTCATCATTGGTACCCAATTCTGGCTCATTAAAGGTGCCCTTCATTTGCTGAATATCACTAATTGCCCGACCAATTTGCGCTGAAGCAATCTCCAAGCGAAAATTATACCACGGCTCAAGTAATTGACATTTTTCCTTGGCTTTAAGCAGCATCAAGCCTTGACGTACAGCTCGCCAAGTAGCCTTGCGAAAGTCCCCGCCTTGCGTGTGCTTATAATTATAATGTCCACTAACAAAACGGATTTTCATATCGGTAATGGGGGCACCAATTAAGACACCCAAATGTTCCTTATTTCGTAAGTCAAACATCACCTGCTTTTGCCAATTTGGAGCTAAAACTTCATTAGGACAATCATTGACAATGATTAGGCCACTACCAGGCTGGGCTGGTTCAAGCACCACGTGAGTTTCCGCATAGTGACGCAGTGGTTCAAAGTGCCCAGCACCTTCAACCGAATCGGTGACAG
Coding sequences within it:
- a CDS encoding DUF4097 family beta strand repeat-containing protein, producing MKKNKKAIVTLVICLIVVLLGAVIYLGHRGSTSSKANSQPTKTRIVYPQKFTKVKVDVDVADVSIRQGKKYQVKISDNQKSRITTNVKNSELVVTQHGQLHNHFFNIGSISINGKHLTAKYRVEITVPDKNSLTKIAAQTSTSDLELNNLQLQKIVVDSDTGDIDFNRITANECKLSSDTGDIEIDASQLKNVIGDTDTGDVDISTSRLLGNNSFSLDTGDFTLDDATKKMTYHLSVDTGDIEYFGDDVDDHLIKNYSGSKATLKVDSSTGDITID
- a CDS encoding AAA family ATPase; this translates as MRKIFLLRGAPGSGKSSFIARHHLQPYAISRDQIRLLLANLTYFYEEDTDCLHQVIPRYANKQTERLVDYLVEEKMKRGETVIVDSTHVVSDSIEHYKPWVERYRYELFVVDLMYHKSLRNLLNRNQVRRQYDWVKPDVVREMYLTYKDNWQVPEWAHVVNPNQMGNVLSQKESDLDHFAHVIAVPDKVAEADFPHVHISNFYFSFNDRFTEKYGTYRNVITIGKTEEEVIKEFRLPYFVFKFHHKHFLISAYPIRNELLDPIKKVKGVWTYSTGLVNLADFMHKVPQSRPQHVHQFNLSKLHSDRLLHIW
- a CDS encoding 2,3-diphosphoglycerate-dependent phosphoglycerate mutase encodes the protein MVKLVLVRHGESTANSANVYTGWNDVPLTAKGRAQARHAGELIKQIPDFAPTHIHTSVLSRAIVTANVVADVCHFLYLPITKTWRLNERHYGKLRGINKDLSRQIYGKQQILEWRRGFYSIPPEGKKITDRRYNTCDLHRLPLAESLYQTQQRLLPYYNNEVASRLKNGEDQLIVAHGSSLRALIKKMEEINDHDIVQVEVPNAEPISYTLDDRLQIVDKQILR
- a CDS encoding cation diffusion facilitator family transporter is translated as MKDHTTKRYAYVTLLNIIITIAEFIGGFVSGSLALLSDAVHNLSDVGAIIISFVAHLISNRSRNQNKTFGYERAETLAAFTNGIILILISITLFVEAIERFWQPSQIKGGIMLVVSIIGLIANFVSMLAMHQDAKGSLNVRSTFVHMMSDALSSVAVVIGAIFIYFWQITWLDPVMTMLVSVFVLHEAYQITKKAANILMESNPDIDLEQMNQIVLSFPEIKNIHHVHLWRYSDNYIMLDAHVNVDAKLTAGEFEKLTQQISKKLQQLGINHINFQAECERGKNDEMIVPGHDHEN
- a CDS encoding histidine phosphatase family protein, which produces MSTEVYLVRHGETMFNQLDKVQGWCDSPLTVKGINDLKRTAQALSQVHFDNMYSSDLKRAIDTVHLMKDANQVSEINKIKKLPEFREVFFGSFEGDDVHHTWEQVAMAAGMGHEDNVTKIINQVGIYEFREATKEADPRHLAENKEELDARMVRAVNVLSDLTKNEKRVLLVSHGDFIKTLGIKYWNQSDGLHDIIFPDNGSVSRGILHDNGKFEIVDYNINAENI
- a CDS encoding sulfite exporter TauE/SafE family protein; the protein is MPSIFTLIFILLGGIAGGLLSSVASMASLASYPVLLAVGIPPVYANVTNDAALIWTSVGSTISSTKELKGHWKQVGFYGLFTVVGSLLGCFLLLSFPSSVFEKLVPFFIAGSGIMVLASGKHHSLEPHKRPLWQEIFYIAALLVMGVYTGYFGAAGGVIVLVLLTYITDEKFIVVNAIKNVICGLANLVALIVFIFTSHIYWNQAIPLAIGMFIGGYLGMGILRKVPANVVRLFIAALAFIQAGYFFYKAYML
- a CDS encoding HAD family hydrolase, translated to MTKFETLIIIPEGNLLNQKVAERNALRQTLRELGRDFGPAERIRYTSLQEKVKFLGLNERIQLILQTFCNDNLQTSQQIFWQKMTEQKQLVQDAIAFLDEMSAKVNLVMLAKEPQKILAPRLAESELLNYFSAVYFPENSAVKLPNKNVFVPIFQEHNDFNPATSLVIGTNLTEEIQGAENANLQSLWLAPKKSKIPITPHPTLHLNKLSDLLFYLQLS
- a CDS encoding DJ-1 family glyoxalase III, whose amino-acid sequence is MTKVAVVFADGCEEVEGLSVIDVLRRLGVQADMVGLTSKDVLGDHNIKLTCDKIVDESLLDYDLVAFPGGKTGAENLRDNQLLKSLMVQRHENQQWDAAMCAAPIALARYGVLNDVNYTCYPGFDTQTKHDAPSGNFKEDITVTDSDQRVITSRGPATAWAFAYAIAEALGIDTTALKQGMLYEYLGDHIQDSL
- a CDS encoding histidine phosphatase family protein; the protein is MKELYLMRHSQTLFNQLHRIQGWSDSPLTQQGIKDAQEVGQYFKSHQITFDHAYSSTQERACDTLENITDQPYTRLKGLKEWNFGVFEGQSEQLNPHNDSSRHSYGDFFLQFGGESDIEVQGRMNSTLTSIMEQPDAHHVLAVSHGGACFMFLQKWLPYDEIKQRVTNFHNCCILKFTYEDGKFNFVEAINVKKQ
- a CDS encoding aldo/keto reductase, giving the protein MEYANLGKTTIKISKLCVGGMSFGQAGTMHDWTLNPSDTEKVVAHALDLGINFFDTANSYSAGTGEEYLGKALKNCTTRDKVVIASKVYFNPGRLSRKAIEREIDGTLERLGTDYLDLYMIHRFDYDTPIEETMSALNDLVKAGKVRALGASAMYAYQFYNMQLAARDHGWTQFSAMENHYNLLYREDEHELIPLCRQMGVTLMPYSPLAAGRLARPNWDADTLRSKTDRVARGKYDHTKKYDVQITKRVNELAQKYQVKMSQIALAWLWSKGITAPIIGATKISHFDDAVNALSVKLTNEDIAYIEQPYFPHKIVGAIDENPPAGTVLLNEDSK
- a CDS encoding alpha/beta hydrolase produces the protein MKKKNWFWLGISIIILLSIGIVCWHAVNGRNSYPANTNQVGQVMDHSDSTPTIYLHGWGASGKSTDSMIAYAEKHNNAHQVLTAKVKRDGTIILRGTWPKGIAHPIIQLVFADNKNGNYYLTREWFYHLIVLLQKKYRIKHYNTVAHSMGNLTTMFYQVKYGSNSKLPKLRKQVNLGGHFDGIVGMDDKINHNYLLSSGRPKYLNASYRYLLKYRQNYPSGVQVLNVFGNKGDGTNSDGDVSVVSARSLRYLLRGKVSSYREIEVKGAGGQHSQLHENPKVDQAIGRFLW
- a CDS encoding LysR family transcriptional regulator — its product is MELRVLRYFLAVVNEQNISRAAAKLHISQPTISRQIHELEQELGVRLFERGTRTIKLTTDGEYLANQARQILTLADKTKTNIGKNAEISGSIFIGCSEAPMLSTIADAINQLKQVAPNVIVNLHSCDASEVQRKMQNGVFDFGFVLEPFNKTNYNFLTLPGVTKWGLLTRNDSILATKAKIQVADLIGKPVILPQRHTSQTLLTNWLGQSDLKFQTVAKYNLLNNAAILAQHGVGDVLCLDGIINLAQTNLIFIPLEPELSIHASLIWSKTSVLSRAAQIFLDQLKKLLNQE
- a CDS encoding helix-turn-helix transcriptional regulator; its protein translation is MSILSEHLREQRIANHWSQEQLATKMEVSRQSVSKWETGDAVPDLEKLKQLSQLYAVSIDYLVGNEKQTNNQTKPKYLNLRELQKIYFMAATVIYCGASLYDNDLWGSLWVIYLVCGLAFEIHKFCLIKYLN